In Deltaproteobacteria bacterium, the genomic stretch GATCGAGCCTCATCAGATGGGAATTTTTAGGATTGGTATCTTGGGCGCTTTTTTGCAGATGATGTTTGTGATGTTGCTGACCCTGCTTTTTTATTTTGATTTTCTTCAAGAGGCATTTTGGATGAGTCTGCTCTACTTTGTCAGTAACGCCCTGTTGACCCTGGCAACTCTGCAACTAGGCTTAGCTTCTTATGGTTATGGAGTCACAATCTCCTGCCTTATTTCTTCGTTTTTCACTTTCTTGCTTTTGGACAGCCGCCTTAAATATCTGGAGTATTACACCTTTATGAAGCAGCCTATTTCATTCCCTCCTTTTTCTTATGAGGAAGAGCTTTTTTGAGTACAACAAGTCTTATTCACGGTTGACTAGATTCAGGGTAGGCGATATGGGGCCCTGCATCTAAAACATAGGGAGAATACATGAAAAAAATATCTTTTTTAATGCTTGTACTGCTGTTGAGTGTCACTGCCTGTAAACAGAACAAACCGAGTCAAAAGAGTCCCTCTCATGCTTCGCCATTTGATCTTTCTATGACCGAAACAGCTCCGGGGATGGAGGATAATAAATCGGGTTCAGGGAAGGTGATTGAAACTATGAACTCTGGTGGCTATACCTACGCAAAGATTGATGTTGATGGAACCAAGCTGTGGGTAGCTGGTAAAGAAACAGCTCTGACTGTGGGTAAAAAGGCAAGCTTTTCGGGAGGCATGCCGATGATGAACTTCCATAGCAAGACACTCAATCGAACCTTTGACGTGATTTACTTTGCATCTTCTCTTCAGGCTGGGACTGCCACGGCACCCAAATCCACTTCACCTGAATCTGTACCTGATCAAACTCAAGCCCCTCACACAGGGGCCCCGATTCCAGTGACAGAGCATGTCGTAGGAATCAAGAAGGCCGAAGGGGGTAAGACTATCGCCGAGATTTTTGCTCAAAAGGCTAATCTCTCGGGTAAAGAGCTTGTCGTCCGTGGAAAAGTGGTCAAGTACAACGGAGGAATCATGGACCGCAACTGGCTGCACATTCAGGATGGATCAGGTACGTTGGGGAGCAACGACCTGACAGTCACCAGCACGGATACAGCGGCTGTTGGCAATACCGTTCTGGTCCGCGGAATACTTGCTACTGAACAAGATTTTGGTGGGGGATATAAATACAGCATCGTGCTGGAGAAGGCCAAAATCACTGTAGAATAGAAATCTCAGAAACATCACGAGAATGAATTCCCTCTTGCCTTGTTATAGGGGGGTTCATTCTTGTTCAAAATAATTTACTCGATAACCGCATAAAATCCTTATCAAATCTTAAAACACAAAATTATATATTCATTTTTTACGCAACATTCCTTGCTAGCATACGATAACCATAGTGTCGTTATTTGTGCTTGTTGTGATCCGCATCATACCCTTATAATGTCGGGTGGGGCTAGTTGCGGTTTAACTTTTTTGTTCACACTTTTATTAAGCCTTTTATGAGACTTTTTATACGACCTTACCCATTGAACTTCATCCTCTGTTTTTTTCTCATTTTATTTGCAGGATGTTCCAATACAAATCCACCGGATCCGGTAGGGCCAAGTACTGGAATTGCAGTTTCACCCAGTGAGAGTCCCACTTCTCAGATCGTTCCTCATACGGAGCCCTGGATTCCTTTACACGGAACCTGGGTCAATCAAAACGGTATTCAGGTTTGCCTAAACTGCCACAAAATCTCTTCAACCGATGTCGAAAGAGCTCCTACCTGCTTTTCTTGTCATCCCTTCCCCCACACGGAGGGGTGGGTTCAAAAAGAAAATCATGGGGCCTATGCCCTGGCACAGGGACAAAACGTTTGCACTCTATGTCACGGCGATGACTTCAAGGGAGGAATTTCAGAAATCTCTTGCAACACCTGTCATACAATTTTTCCACACACGGCCTCTTGGGCAGACCCTGGTGAACATGGCAATGTTGCGAAGGGAGATGGGAAGAACCTCTGTAAAGGTTGTCATGGCGATGATTTTAACACAATGCTTTCGGGGAAATCCTGTAAATCTTGCCACAACAATGTATATCCTCACCCAACGGATTGGAGAAATAAGGAAAATCATGGGCAATGGGTTGCAACCAATGGAAGTGCAAGCTGCGCTACACAATGTCATGGGACGGATCTGAGTGGTGGGCTTTCTGGAGTGGCCTGTAGGTCTTGTCATAATGGAATCTATCCCCATGCAGCTGGGTGGCAGGATAATCATGGTGCAACGGCTAATCGTTTAGGAAAAGCTGCCTGCCAAGACTGCCATGGCAGTGACTTTAAGCAGATGCTCGCTGGAAAAAATTGTTTTTCGTGCCATGCCGATTATCCACATCCGGAGAGTACCACCTGGATCCCTTTCCAGGGAGGTCACGGAGAGAGGGTCAAAACCAATGGATCTACGGATGCCTGCAAACTTTGCCATGGAACTGATCTGAAGACAGTAAAGCCGGACGGCAGGAACTGTTTCAGCTGTCATGCTTCCTATCCCCATCAGATAGTCTCTTCCACCTGGAATACCTTTGATGGACATGCTCGTTATGTTCTGGAAACGGCTCATGGTTCCAAAGAAGAATGTAAAAACTGCCATGGGACTGATCTTCGGGGGGGTAATCGAGGAAACCCCACCTGCTTTAATTCGGCCTGTCACGCCTCCTACCCACACCTGGACGGCTGGCTAAGACCAGTGGGGCAAACCCAGGAGCATGCTGTCTATGCTCATTCTAATGGCACTACCAGCTGTGCCACAGCCCATTGTCATGGAGTGGGGCTTGTTTCGGTTGCTGGCGTTACCTACGGATTGAGTTGCACCGGTTGCCATCAGAGCTACCCCCATATCCCCGATTGGGCCTTGGGGACCAATCATGGCCGACAGGCCTTGGTAGATACAAACATCACTGGTTGTAAGGCCTGTCATGGCGATGCCTTGGACCGGAGAACCAGCACAACCTTAGTCGGTCACGGTGCCTGTGCGGAATGTCATCCAAGCTATACCAGACACCGGAGTGCGCTCCTGGTAGCCGCTACCGATAACCATTGGGCTAGAGGAACAGAACATGGGACTTATGTTCTAGACCCCTCCCGGGATCGAGTGACCACACTCACTGAGTGTCAGAAATGCCATGGTTCAGATTATCGGGGTGGACTCTCGGGACAAAGCTGTAAAGACTCAAGCTGTCATGAGACCTATCCTCATCTTGCGGGATGGGCCCCTAGCAGCGATGGTCATGCCTCAGATCACGGCCCTCAAGCGGCTGCTAATTTTAATGCCTGTCGAGCCTGTCATGGAGCCGATTTGAATATTGCCCCCGTAACTGGGCATGGCTCTTGTTCTGCTGCCTCCTGTCATCCCAGCTATGCTCAACACCGTTCAGATGGAATCTTTCGGGAAGCTTGGCGTACCTTTGACGGGCATGGGGCTTTCCTCATGGGGCCACTAGGCTCTACTCCTCCACCGATCAGTACTCGTTACAATGAATGCAAAACCTGTCACGGAAGTGATTTGAGCAGAAATATCAACGATCGAAATTGCAATTCCTGTCATCAAAACTATCCTCATCCAGCAGGCTGGGCAGACCCAAGCAATCATGGCCATTTTGTGAGAGAAAATGGTTCCACCTCCTGTGCTCAAGCTCAATGTCATGGCACCGGCCTTATTCCCACCACAGAAACTCGTGGGACGAATTGTGCCAGCTCAGGTTGCCATACCGATTTTCCGCATCTGGCCGGCTGGGGCCCGTCAACTGATGGAAGCACTTCACGTCATGGAACCGTTGCAATTTCTGGAACCGAGATTGAGGCTTGCAAGGCCTGCCATGGGGCGGATCTCTCCAATGAAATGGTCGCTAGTGCCGACCCTCGGGGAAGAGGATCTTGTGTAGATTGCCATGCCGTTTATTCCCAACACGGAAGGGTGCGGGGTGTTTCCACCTGGACCGGGCCCGGAGCTGGATCTCATGGCCCCTACATTCGCGGGGCAAGTGGGGAATTCACCAAGGCTCAAAGAAATGCCAAACTCCTCGAATGTAAAACCTGTCATGGCGCAAACTTTGATGCCCCTATTCCCAGCGGAAACTGTAGGGGATGTCATGTCAGCTATCCTCACCAGGACAGCACGGCAGGGCGATGGATTGCGGGTGCTGTTCATGGAGCAGCCGCCATTTCAGACCTCAATAATTGCAAGACCTGTCATGGTGCCGGCTTGAACAATGTCATGATTACAGACACTGCAGCGGCAAGTACAGGATCCTGTGTCAGCTGTCACTCCAGCTACGCCCAACATCGCCGATCTACAGAAACTCCTACAACTCCTTCACTATGGCCTACTACAGGGCATGGGCAGTATGTTTTGGGTCCCGTCGGGGCAAGAAATAGCGAAGCTGTAAAGGCCACTAAGCTGACCGAATGCCAGACTTGTCACGGCGCCGATTATTCAGGTGGCATTTCGGGAACAGCTTGCAGGTCGTGTCATGAGAGTTATCCACAAAGACACATTCCCGGAGCTACCTGGGGGACCTATGCAGGGCACGGAGCCTCTCTCATGGGCGCTCCTGGAAGTACCCCTGCGCCAGTCGGTACGCGTTATAACGACTGTAAACTTTGCCACGGAAATGATTTGAGAACGGATGTGGGTAGCAGTGGAACCAGCGGAACGACTTGCTATAGCTGTCATCAAAACTATCCTCACCTCGATCTTGATGCCTGGAGAACTGGTCAGCATGGCAGTGTTGTTCGTAGCAGCGGAACACGCAGTTGTGCGGAGGCAGAATGTCACGGAACTGGTCTTATTCCCACCACGGGAGTAACCCGTGGACCAAGCTGCAGCCAGACTGGATGTCACAGCAATTTTCCACATACAACGGGCTGGTATCCGGTCACAGGGTCGAGCACGATTTCAACACACGGAACCACCGCCATCTCCGATATCGATTCTTGCAAACGCTGCCACGGTGCCGATCTGGGGAATGTCCTCAGTAGCACAGGCACCGGTGGGCATTCTTGCAACAATTGCCACAGCACCTACTCCAGACACGCTCGGGTGGCTGGTTCAACTACTCCTCTCTGGAGAGATGCTCATGGGGCTTATATCAACGGGGCAAGTCGAGAGTTCACGAGGGCTCAGAGGGATACCAATCTCCTTGAATGCAAAACCTGTCATGGAGAACACTTCGATGCCATTCCAA encodes the following:
- a CDS encoding DNA-binding protein, with the protein product MNSGGYTYAKIDVDGTKLWVAGKETALTVGKKASFSGGMPMMNFHSKTLNRTFDVIYFASSLQAGTATAPKSTSPESVPDQTQAPHTGAPIPVTEHVVGIKKAEGGKTIAEIFAQKANLSGKELVVRGKVVKYNGGIMDRNWLHIQDGSGTLGSNDLTVTSTDTAAVGNTVLVRGILATEQDFGGGYKYSIVLEKAKITVE